TCGAGTTGTACTACGCACGCAACGACTCGGGCCAGCTCGAAGCGATCATCTTCGACATCCAGGGCATGGGCTTCTGGGGGCCGATCCACGGCTGGCTGGCTGTGGAGCCGGGCACCAACCGCATCAAGGGAATCAGCTTCGACCGCCAGGAGGAGACCCCGGGGCTGGGCGGCGAAATAGTCAAGCCCTGGTTCCAGCAACAGTTCGTGGGCATCGAGCTGGCCGCGCCGCGCGCCGGACGGCCGGCGATCGAGCTGGTGTCCAACGCGGCTGAAAAACTGCCCAACCAAGTCGACGCGATCACCGGCGCCAGCCGCACCAGTTACGCGGTGCAGCAGATGCTCAACGCGGACATCGCCGCGTTCCTCGCCGCCGGCGTTGACGCGCTGCCCGCGGAGTAAGCCATGGGCAAGCCCGGCGCCGGCACGATCATGCTCAACGGTCTCTGGCGCGAAAACCCGATCTTTCGCCAGATCCTCGGGATCTGCTCGGCGCTGGCCGTGACCAACCTGCTGGTCAACACAGTTACGCTCTGCGCGGGAATGGTCGCGGTGACCGCCCTGAGCAGCGGCACGGTCTCGCTGCTGCGCAACGTCACGCCGCGCCGGGTGCGAATGATGGTCCAGGTGCTGATCATCGCCTCCTACGTGATTTTGGTCGACCTGGTGCTCAAGGCCTATTTGCCCGAGATCAGCAAGGCGCTGGGCCCCTACGTGGGGCTGATTATCACCAACTGCATCATCATGGGCCGCGCCGAGGCGTTCGCCGGCTCGAACCGGGTGCTGCCCAGCATGCTCGACGGCCTGGCCTCGGGACTGGGCTACAGCCTGGTGCTGGTCTGCGTGGCGGTAGTGCGCGAGCTGCTGGGCTTTGGCACGATCTGGAACGTGGCGCTGATGCCCGAGGACTTCACCCGCTGGACGCTGATGGTGATGGCGCCCGGCGCGTTTTTCATGCTCGGAATCTTTATCTGGATCGCGCGCGGCCTGTTCCCGTCCAAGGCCGAGGCAACGGGGAGCTGAGATGGAACCCGGGCCCATAGCGATCTTCTTCGCCGCGATCTTCACCAGCAACATCCTGCTGGTCAACTTCCTCGGGATGTGCTCGTTCCTCTCGATCAGCCGCGAGCTCAAGGCCAGCGTGGGACTGGGGCTGGCCGTGACCTTCGTGCTGACCACCACATCGTTGATCGCCTACCTGCTCAACCAGTACGTGCTGGTGCCGCTGGAGATGGAGCACCTGCGCTACATCGTGTTCATCGTGGTGATCGCGGCCTTCGTGCAGTTGGTCGAGATCGTCATCGAACGCATCAGTCCGGTGCTCTACGTCAACCTCGGGATCTTCCTGCCGCTGATCACGGTCAACTGCGCGATCCTGGGCTCGCTGCTGTTCCTGGTGATCCGCGAGTACGACCTGTGGCAGTCGCTGGCATTCGGCGCGGGCTCGGGCCTGGGCTGGATGCTGGCGATCGTGGCCCTGGCCGGCATCCGGCAGCGGATGAAGTACTCCAAGGTCCCCGCGGCCCTCGAGGGGCCGGGCATCGCGCTGATCATCACCGGGCTGATGTCCCTGGCGTTCGTGGGCTTCAGCGGAATGATCCCGATCCAATGATCACCAGCCTGGCGATTCAGGTCGGCGTGGTGGCGGCCATCGGCGCGCTGCTCGCCGCGCTGATCGAGCTGGCCGACCGTTTCATCGCCAACTACGGCGAATGCCGAATCACGATCAACGACGAGGAGGAGCGCAGTCTGAACGTACAGGGCGGCGGTCACCTGCTCGGCGCGCTGGCCGAAAACAAGCTGTTCATCCCCTCGGCCTGCGGCGGGCGCGGCAGCTGTGGGCTGTGCAAGGTCAAGGTGCTCGAGGGCGGCGGCCCGCTGCTGCCCACCGAGGCGCCCTACCTCAGCGCAACCGAACGCAAGAACAACGTACGCCTCAGCTGCCAGGTCAAGGTGCGCAATAATTTGCGAATCGAGATCCCGCAAGAACTGTTCGCGATCAAGCGCTACGCTGGACGCGCGGGCAAGATCATCGATCAAACCCACGACATGAAGCAGCTCGACATCGAGTTGACCGAGCCTGAAACCCTCGATTTCAAGGCCGGCCAGTACGTCCAGCTCACCGCGCCGGAATACGCCAAAAGCGACCAGCCGATCTACCGCGCCTACTCGATCTGCTCCGACCCCACTGACGAGAGCACGATCAGCCTACTGATCAGACGTGTGCCCGACGGAATCTGCACCACCTGGGTCTTCGACTATCTCAAAGTCGGCGACCAGGTCGAGCTCAACGGCCCGCACGGCGAGTTCTGTTTGCAACCCACCGCGCGCGAAATCCTGTTCATCGCCGGAGGCTCGGGCTTGGCGCCGATCCGCAGCATGCTGTTCCAGATGCGCAACGAAAAAATCGACCGCAAGGCGACGTTCTATTTCGGCGCGCAGACCAGCGACGACCTGTGCTATCTGGAGCAGATGGCGCAGTTCGAGCGCGATTTGCCGCAGTTCAAGTTCGTGCCCGCGCTGAGCATGCCGCGCGACGAGGACCGCTGGGAGGGCGCGCAAGGGCTGATCACCGACGTGTTGGACGCGGGCGAGCACGAGTTCGCCCAGGCCGAGGCCTACCTCTGCGGCAGCCCGGGGATGATCGACGCCTGCATCAAGGTGCTCTTGACGCACGGCATGCCCCAAGAACGCATCTTCTACGACAAGTTCGCGTAGGAGGATCATGAAGCAATCGCCGCAACTGGACGAGGTCCAACGCAAGATGCAGCCGGGCCGGATCGTGATCAACGGCATGCTCGGCCACGACCAACGGCCGCTGGTCGAAATCCTCACCGCGGACCAGGGGCGCGTCAACGCCCTGGATCTGAGCCACGAGCAGATCGCCGACTTTCTGAGCAACCTGCTCGAAATCGGGCGCGACGGCCTGGGCGACCCGATCCACGCGGGACAACTCGTGGTGCAGGTCGAACACTTCCGCGGCCGCACCCCCTGCCCCTGGGCTGACGGCGTTTTCCCCAAGGTGCTGATGCGTCTGCGCCACGAGCCCAGCGCTCGCGCGATGCAGGTCAGCGCCCTGGGAATTCACATGATCCACGTCCACGGCTTCTATCAGGGGCGCGGCTCGCAATATCGGGTCGAGCCCGAGCTGATCGCCGAGCTGATGGCGCAATCCGAAAGGTAAGCAGGACGGTGCCAAAATCAAAGCGGTCGTTTAAACCGCTGATCTTCACCCTGCTGGCAATGCTGCTGTTTTTCGGCCTGGCCGAGAGCGCGTTGCGCCTGCTCAAGTATCGGTCCGAAGATTTTTCGATCTGGATGCGCTTTAACAATCCGCATCGCGACGACAGTTCTATGCAGCGCGACCCGCAACTGTTCTGGCGCTTCCGCTGCGACGGCAGCGCGGGCATGAAGATTAACGAGCAGGGATTGCGCGGCGAGGAGACCAGCGTATCCAAGCCCGCGGGCGTGTTCCGCGTGCTGTGCCTGGGCGACTCGAGCACCTTTGGCTGCAACGTGCCGCTGAAGCAAACCTACCCCTACCTGCTCGAGCGCTTGCTGCGGCAGCGCAATCCTCAACGGTCGATCGAGGTGCTCAACGCCGGTG
The nucleotide sequence above comes from Candidatus Alcyoniella australis. Encoded proteins:
- a CDS encoding FMN-binding protein, with the translated sequence MSNRSRAFSVLYTALISALFVALVSAVALATRQRIELNEQVATQREILKVSGLWDSQRYASVREMPAAQIAQRFERLIQGPKRVGGLELYYARNDSGQLEAIIFDIQGMGFWGPIHGWLAVEPGTNRIKGISFDRQEETPGLGGEIVKPWFQQQFVGIELAAPRAGRPAIELVSNAAEKLPNQVDAITGASRTSYAVQQMLNADIAAFLAAGVDALPAE
- the rsxE gene encoding electron transport complex subunit RsxE, encoding MGKPGAGTIMLNGLWRENPIFRQILGICSALAVTNLLVNTVTLCAGMVAVTALSSGTVSLLRNVTPRRVRMMVQVLIIASYVILVDLVLKAYLPEISKALGPYVGLIITNCIIMGRAEAFAGSNRVLPSMLDGLASGLGYSLVLVCVAVVRELLGFGTIWNVALMPEDFTRWTLMVMAPGAFFMLGIFIWIARGLFPSKAEATGS
- a CDS encoding Rnf-Nqr domain containing protein, giving the protein MEPGPIAIFFAAIFTSNILLVNFLGMCSFLSISRELKASVGLGLAVTFVLTTTSLIAYLLNQYVLVPLEMEHLRYIVFIVVIAAFVQLVEIVIERISPVLYVNLGIFLPLITVNCAILGSLLFLVIREYDLWQSLAFGAGSGLGWMLAIVALAGIRQRMKYSKVPAALEGPGIALIITGLMSLAFVGFSGMIPIQ
- a CDS encoding 2Fe-2S iron-sulfur cluster binding domain-containing protein, with the translated sequence MITSLAIQVGVVAAIGALLAALIELADRFIANYGECRITINDEEERSLNVQGGGHLLGALAENKLFIPSACGGRGSCGLCKVKVLEGGGPLLPTEAPYLSATERKNNVRLSCQVKVRNNLRIEIPQELFAIKRYAGRAGKIIDQTHDMKQLDIELTEPETLDFKAGQYVQLTAPEYAKSDQPIYRAYSICSDPTDESTISLLIRRVPDGICTTWVFDYLKVGDQVELNGPHGEFCLQPTAREILFIAGGSGLAPIRSMLFQMRNEKIDRKATFYFGAQTSDDLCYLEQMAQFERDLPQFKFVPALSMPRDEDRWEGAQGLITDVLDAGEHEFAQAEAYLCGSPGMIDACIKVLLTHGMPQERIFYDKFA